One window from the genome of Marinobacter bohaiensis encodes:
- the nadB gene encoding L-aspartate oxidase: protein MPQSHQYDVLIIGSGAAGLTVALNLPQHLNVAVISKSELASGSTFWAQGGIAAVLDSEDSVEAHIRDTLNSGAGLCHEDAVRFTVEHSRESIEWLIEKGVNFTRDDEQNYHLTREGGHSHRRIIHAADATGQAVSYTLSEQARQQENVHILEQRVAVDLITHRKLSLPGNRCVGAYVLNLDDSHVELVRARFVVIATGGASKAYRYTSNPDGASGDGIAMAWRAGCRVANMEFNQFHPTCLYHPHAKSFLISEAVRGEGGRLLLPDGSSFMERFDQRAELAPRDVVARAIDHEMKRLGADHLYLDISHKPADFVKNHFPTIYERCREFGIDMTREPIPVVPAAHYTCGGIMSDHRARSDVNQLYVVGEAAFTGLHGANRMASNSLLECLVYGRAAAEDIAQLDASIPEPPDAPAWDESQVRDSDEDVVISHNWDELRHFMWDYVGIVRTTKRLQRAKHRVDLLSREIGEFYSNYRVSNDLLELRNLVTVADLIICSALQRRESRGLHYTLDYPGLNHEAGDTVLTPTTFRPIAP from the coding sequence ATGCCACAGTCCCACCAATACGACGTGCTGATCATCGGCAGCGGCGCCGCCGGGCTGACCGTCGCCCTCAACCTGCCCCAGCACCTCAACGTCGCCGTCATCAGCAAGAGCGAACTGGCCAGCGGCTCGACCTTCTGGGCCCAGGGCGGCATTGCCGCGGTACTGGACTCCGAGGACAGCGTCGAGGCGCACATCCGTGACACGCTCAATTCCGGCGCCGGCCTGTGCCACGAGGATGCCGTTCGCTTTACCGTCGAACACAGCCGGGAAAGCATCGAGTGGCTGATCGAAAAGGGCGTGAACTTCACCCGCGACGACGAACAGAACTACCACCTTACCCGGGAGGGCGGCCACAGTCACCGCCGCATTATCCACGCTGCCGACGCCACCGGCCAGGCCGTCTCCTACACGCTGAGCGAGCAGGCACGGCAGCAGGAAAACGTACACATCCTGGAGCAGCGAGTGGCGGTGGACCTGATCACCCACCGCAAGCTGTCCCTGCCGGGAAATCGCTGCGTCGGCGCCTATGTGCTCAATCTTGACGACAGTCATGTCGAGCTGGTCCGGGCCCGCTTCGTGGTCATCGCCACCGGCGGCGCCAGCAAGGCCTACCGCTACACCAGCAACCCGGACGGAGCTTCCGGCGACGGCATCGCCATGGCCTGGCGTGCGGGCTGCCGGGTAGCCAACATGGAGTTCAACCAGTTCCACCCCACCTGCCTGTATCACCCCCACGCCAAGTCGTTCCTGATCAGCGAAGCGGTGCGCGGCGAGGGCGGACGCCTGCTGCTGCCGGACGGCTCCTCCTTCATGGAGCGCTTCGACCAGCGCGCGGAACTGGCGCCGCGGGATGTGGTGGCCCGGGCCATAGACCATGAGATGAAGCGTCTTGGTGCCGATCATCTCTACCTCGACATCAGCCACAAGCCGGCCGATTTCGTGAAGAATCACTTCCCCACAATCTACGAGCGCTGCCGCGAGTTCGGCATCGACATGACCCGCGAGCCCATTCCCGTGGTCCCCGCCGCCCACTACACCTGCGGCGGCATCATGAGCGACCATCGCGCCCGCAGCGACGTCAACCAGCTTTATGTGGTGGGAGAGGCTGCCTTCACCGGTCTGCACGGGGCCAACCGGATGGCCAGCAACTCACTGCTCGAATGTCTGGTCTACGGTCGTGCTGCGGCCGAGGACATCGCCCAGCTCGACGCCAGCATTCCCGAGCCGCCCGACGCGCCGGCCTGGGACGAATCCCAGGTGCGCGACTCCGACGAGGACGTGGTGATCTCACACAACTGGGATGAGCTGCGTCATTTCATGTGGGACTACGTCGGCATCGTTCGCACCACCAAGCGACTGCAGCGCGCCAAGCACCGGGTCGACCTGTTGTCCCGGGAAATCGGCGAGTTCTACAGCAACTACCGCGTGTCCAACGACCTGCTGGAACTGCGCAACCTGGTCACCGTGGCCGACCTGATCATCTGCTCTGCCCTGCAACGCCGCGAGAGTCGGGGACTGCACTACACCCTGGACTATCCGGGGCTGAACCACGAGGCCGGCGACACCGTCCTCACGCCAACCACATTCCGTCCGATCGCGCCCTGA
- the rpoE gene encoding RNA polymerase sigma factor RpoE, whose protein sequence is MTISRMPTTALQASQTEVHETKREKATVTPLSQRPDAGSQTAKRPVTESTPQIASESQTDKQLIQRVKRGDRSAFDLLVLKYQSRVASIISRYTNDSQDILDLTQETFVKAYRAIERFRGDSAFYTWLYRIAVNTAKNFLESRGRRPRGSMEAEEAERLDSGDWLRDVATPEKLMQREEMYEAMQRAISALPEELRSALLLREYEGLSYEDIARILECPIGTVRSRIFRARDAVDRELAPMMSAD, encoded by the coding sequence ATGACGATTTCCAGAATGCCCACGACGGCCCTGCAGGCAAGTCAGACAGAGGTTCACGAAACGAAGCGCGAGAAGGCGACGGTGACACCTCTGTCGCAGCGCCCGGATGCAGGAAGCCAGACGGCGAAGAGACCGGTGACAGAAAGCACGCCACAGATTGCCAGCGAGAGCCAGACGGACAAGCAGCTCATCCAGCGGGTCAAACGGGGGGACCGTTCGGCCTTCGACCTGTTGGTGCTGAAATACCAGTCCCGGGTGGCGTCGATCATCAGCCGCTACACCAATGATTCCCAGGACATTCTGGATTTGACCCAGGAAACTTTCGTCAAGGCCTACCGGGCCATCGAGCGTTTCCGGGGAGACAGTGCCTTCTACACCTGGCTTTACCGGATTGCGGTCAACACCGCCAAGAACTTCCTGGAATCCCGTGGCCGCCGGCCGCGCGGCAGTATGGAAGCGGAGGAAGCCGAACGGCTGGACTCGGGGGACTGGTTGCGCGATGTGGCCACCCCGGAGAAACTGATGCAGCGCGAAGAAATGTATGAGGCCATGCAGCGTGCGATTTCAGCGTTGCCGGAAGAGCTGCGCTCCGCACTGCTGCTGCGCGAGTACGAGGGGCTGAGTTATGAAGACATCGCCAGGATCCTGGAGTGTCCGATCGGTACGGTCCGGTCCCGGATCTTCCGGGCCCGGGACGCCGTGGACCGGGAACTGGCGCCGATGATGAGTGCGGACTGA
- a CDS encoding sigma-E factor negative regulatory protein encodes MDDRLRETLSAMMDDQADELAVRRLLSRAGEPEVQHQWQRWQQLRNLMHDERRDLACVDVSAAVREAIDDHHEPVETEARPSSPIAARQSMRWSAVAAVSLALLVGYGAGTQWGTADQGATRSLTASVASGPASDTASPVADSQPVQEIALQGLDAEQREQMSRYLLEHAQHNSVGMGYGSMGFARVASASTGVR; translated from the coding sequence ATGGATGATCGTCTGAGAGAGACGTTGTCAGCCATGATGGATGACCAGGCCGACGAGCTGGCGGTGCGCCGGTTGCTCAGTCGGGCCGGTGAGCCGGAGGTTCAGCATCAGTGGCAGCGATGGCAGCAGTTGCGGAACCTGATGCATGACGAGCGTCGCGATCTGGCCTGCGTGGACGTCAGCGCGGCGGTGCGTGAGGCCATTGATGACCACCACGAACCGGTCGAGACGGAGGCGCGTCCTTCCTCGCCGATTGCGGCGCGTCAGTCCATGCGCTGGTCCGCCGTCGCCGCGGTGTCCCTGGCGCTCCTGGTGGGCTATGGCGCCGGGACGCAGTGGGGTACCGCCGATCAGGGGGCGACCCGTTCACTGACGGCCAGCGTGGCGTCCGGGCCGGCCTCAGATACCGCGAGCCCCGTGGCCGACAGTCAGCCGGTACAGGAGATCGCCCTGCAGGGACTGGACGCCGAACAGCGAGAGCAGATGAGTCGTTATCTGTTGGAACATGCCCAGCACAACAGCGTGGGTATGGGGTACGGATCGATGGGCTTTGCCCGGGTTGCGAGTGCGTCCACCGGTGTTCGCTAG
- a CDS encoding MucB/RseB C-terminal domain-containing protein, translating into MFDRLGSQSHHRLRWFLGLFVTWLAVSAQAADAPKTAEDWLEQLGPALNATSYKGVFVYSRGDQVSSMRIAHRFHDGEVQERLVIQDGDQGEIIRRGGRVFCILPSHGRIQLDAVLPSGPFSEAFSSKLPPFRRWYAARLLDDDRVAGHRAVVVALNPKDVHRYRYRLWLEKTSGLLVKSQVLANDDTVLERFQFTMLELTDDIPDSEFQIPFEDPRQALSLDKAEARIAAAPPPPEPSQPAKFAWSLGWHPEGFQETPSPHSHTGQAVAFSDGLASFSVFIAPVGNKDMPTGISRIGATTIFMRKMVVGDQRHLVTVVGEIPPDTAMKVGRSVFVQKNREPARVGAEPGSDMAARPQATAGSE; encoded by the coding sequence ATGTTTGATCGTTTGGGATCTCAGTCGCACCACCGTCTGCGGTGGTTCCTGGGGCTGTTCGTGACCTGGTTGGCCGTGTCTGCGCAGGCCGCCGATGCGCCGAAAACGGCCGAGGACTGGCTTGAGCAGCTTGGGCCGGCTCTCAACGCCACCAGTTACAAAGGCGTGTTCGTTTACAGCCGCGGTGACCAGGTCAGCTCGATGCGCATTGCCCACCGTTTTCATGACGGCGAGGTGCAGGAGCGCCTGGTGATCCAGGATGGCGACCAGGGCGAAATCATCCGCCGTGGTGGACGGGTCTTCTGTATCCTGCCGTCCCACGGCCGCATCCAGCTTGATGCGGTGTTGCCGTCGGGGCCGTTTTCCGAAGCGTTCAGCAGCAAGCTGCCGCCGTTCCGGCGCTGGTACGCGGCGCGGTTGCTGGACGATGACCGCGTGGCCGGACACCGGGCGGTGGTCGTTGCCCTCAACCCCAAGGACGTGCATCGCTACCGCTACCGCCTGTGGCTGGAAAAGACGTCCGGGTTGCTGGTCAAGAGTCAGGTGCTGGCCAACGACGACACGGTGCTTGAGCGTTTCCAGTTCACCATGCTGGAGCTGACCGACGACATTCCCGACAGTGAGTTCCAGATTCCCTTCGAGGACCCGCGCCAGGCGCTTTCTCTGGACAAGGCGGAAGCCAGGATAGCCGCGGCGCCGCCACCGCCAGAGCCCTCGCAGCCGGCCAAGTTCGCCTGGAGCCTGGGCTGGCATCCGGAAGGTTTCCAGGAAACGCCGTCGCCGCACTCGCATACGGGCCAGGCAGTGGCCTTCTCCGATGGACTGGCGTCTTTCTCGGTCTTCATTGCGCCTGTGGGCAACAAGGACATGCCGACCGGCATCTCCCGCATCGGCGCCACGACCATTTTCATGCGCAAGATGGTGGTCGGTGATCAGCGCCACCTGGTGACGGTGGTCGGGGAAATTCCGCCCGATACGGCGATGAAGGTGGGACGTTCGGTCTTCGTCCAGAAAAACCGTGAGCCGGCTCGGGTCGGCGCGGAGCCGGGTAGCGATATGGCCGCCCGTCCGCAGGCAACGGCGGGCAGCGAATGA
- a CDS encoding SoxR reducing system RseC family protein translates to MIEENGTVVAVNGDEAWVQTIRQSTCGTCNARKGCGQGALARLSDGRANQVKVANTAGARVGDPVVLGIGERQLLTASLLVYALPLLALLVGALAGASLGEAGDGPAILGGLLGLASGFLVVRIVAGGASRTARLSPVMLRVDLHHVDAEPTTVRDSDAFRFP, encoded by the coding sequence ATGATTGAAGAGAATGGCACCGTGGTGGCCGTGAACGGTGATGAGGCCTGGGTGCAGACCATTCGACAAAGCACCTGCGGCACCTGCAACGCCCGCAAGGGCTGCGGGCAGGGCGCTCTTGCGCGATTGTCGGACGGTCGCGCGAACCAGGTGAAGGTGGCGAACACGGCAGGGGCGCGGGTCGGTGATCCGGTCGTCCTGGGCATCGGTGAACGCCAGCTTCTGACCGCTTCGTTGCTGGTCTATGCGCTGCCTCTGCTGGCGCTGCTGGTGGGCGCACTGGCCGGAGCCTCACTGGGGGAAGCCGGCGACGGGCCGGCCATCCTGGGCGGTCTGCTGGGGCTGGCGAGCGGTTTTCTGGTGGTCCGGATCGTCGCCGGAGGAGCCTCCCGAACGGCTCGCCTGAGCCCGGTCATGCTGCGCGTTGATCTGCATCATGTGGATGCGGAGCCCACAACCGTGCGGGATTCCGACGCATTCCGGTTTCCCTGA
- a CDS encoding DegQ family serine endoprotease translates to MPQKSLRVWFAPILAFLMLAAASAHAELPDFTDLVKENSSAVVNISTTQEPQPRGSSGFDDRQLDQMPEFFRRFFEGPNGPGGQQGQQPLQSMGSGFIVSKDGYILTNNHVVEGADEIVVRLSDRRELNARVVGTDPRSDLAVLKIKAEDLPVVKMGHSSDLEQGEWVFAIGSPFGFDYTVTAGIVSAIGRSLPSENYVPFIQTDVAINPGNSGGPLFNLDGEVVGINSQIYTRSGGFMGVSFSIPIDVAMNVFQQIRDQGFVTRGWLGVLIQEVNRDLAESFGLNRPRGALVAEVLPDSPAEKAGLQPGDIILEYNGESVNLSSDLPPMVGRTKIDETADLTVLRNGDEVSLDVTIGQLPEDRQASSSDAPEPSVGGGPLGLSVADLTSEQRQQLDIQDGVLVRNVGSGPALDAGIRPNDVIRKLNNETISSADDFRRIAADLPKGKAIPVLVMRDGQSTFLVVKTEK, encoded by the coding sequence ATGCCCCAAAAGAGCCTGAGAGTCTGGTTTGCGCCCATTCTGGCTTTCCTGATGCTGGCGGCCGCCAGCGCCCACGCCGAACTGCCCGATTTTACCGATCTGGTGAAGGAAAACTCGTCGGCGGTTGTGAATATCAGCACCACCCAGGAACCCCAGCCCCGCGGCAGCTCGGGTTTTGACGATCGCCAGCTCGATCAGATGCCGGAGTTCTTCCGCCGCTTCTTCGAAGGGCCCAACGGGCCGGGTGGCCAGCAGGGCCAGCAGCCGCTCCAGTCCATGGGTTCAGGCTTTATCGTCTCCAAGGACGGCTACATCCTGACCAACAACCACGTGGTCGAAGGCGCTGACGAAATCGTTGTCCGCCTGAGCGATCGGCGCGAACTGAACGCCCGTGTGGTGGGCACCGACCCGCGCTCCGACCTGGCCGTGCTCAAGATCAAGGCGGAGGACCTGCCGGTCGTGAAAATGGGGCATTCGTCGGATCTGGAGCAGGGCGAATGGGTGTTTGCCATCGGCTCGCCGTTCGGCTTCGACTACACGGTGACCGCGGGTATCGTCAGTGCCATCGGCCGTTCCCTGCCGTCGGAGAACTACGTGCCTTTCATCCAGACCGACGTGGCCATCAACCCGGGCAACTCCGGCGGCCCGCTGTTCAACCTCGACGGAGAGGTGGTTGGCATCAACTCCCAGATCTATACCCGCTCAGGCGGCTTCATGGGGGTTTCCTTCTCCATTCCCATCGACGTCGCGATGAACGTGTTCCAGCAGATTCGCGATCAGGGCTTCGTGACCCGCGGCTGGCTGGGCGTGCTGATCCAGGAAGTGAACCGCGACCTGGCGGAGTCGTTTGGTCTGAACCGTCCGCGCGGCGCGCTGGTAGCGGAAGTGCTGCCGGATTCCCCCGCCGAAAAAGCCGGCCTGCAACCGGGTGACATCATTCTCGAATACAACGGAGAATCGGTGAACCTGTCGTCCGATCTGCCGCCGATGGTGGGTCGCACCAAGATCGACGAGACCGCCGATCTGACCGTGCTGCGCAACGGTGACGAAGTGTCGCTGGATGTCACCATCGGCCAGTTGCCCGAGGACCGTCAGGCATCCAGTAGTGATGCGCCCGAACCATCCGTGGGCGGCGGCCCGCTGGGGCTGAGCGTGGCCGATCTGACGTCCGAGCAGCGCCAGCAGCTGGACATCCAGGACGGCGTGCTGGTGCGCAACGTCGGTTCCGGTCCGGCGCTGGACGCCGGCATCCGTCCCAATGACGTGATCCGCAAGCTTAACAATGAAACCATCAGCTCGGCCGATGACTTCCGCCGCATTGCCGCCGACCTGCCCAAGGGCAAGGCCATCCCGGTGCTGGTCATGCGTGACGGACAGTCGACGTTCCTGGTGGTCAAAACTGAGAAGTAA
- a CDS encoding bifunctional diguanylate cyclase/phosphodiesterase: MAKEVSLGRIARQRPSRIAWALLLISLALTAGAWQFSILLVEDRTQARFETQSLQLKTAIEERLLNYEQVLAGSAGLFAVADLVGREDWRLYVNKLDINRYYPGIQGLGFTARVEGDEVRDFVRRIRDQGLPDYLINPAGVRAEYHPIVFLEPSTQRNKRAYGYDAFGDPTHRQAMEEARDSGLATMTGKVVLVQEEVDDKQAGFLMYFPVYDGDKVPRLLEDRRDRLRGFVFSAFRMNNLMDGIVGLIAPFLDVRIYDSDVAVKEALMYGSNLGSLDNDYTFAMSQKVEHGGRTWLLQTHTTPAFDYLASDPRPLIVLVAGIIISLLLFAFSLVMIRSRLLAQINAGRYRAITEGASNITLILDQRGQTQYVSPSSEYILGYDPRNVPDLSLERQVHPDDWPQMQQVFEQAMEEPGKALPVVHARIRDACGDWRDMEGSYTAMMDVPGVNGVVVSLRDLTELKAAQTELHRLAFYDPLTGLANRQLFRDRLEHVIRRCKRSGQSAALMFLDLDGFKRINDTLGHDVGDQLLQSVAGWLIDCVREEDSVARLGGDEFVVLLSEVTGSDAAAGVAESILRRLCQRIRLGEHEVRVTVSIGLAMIPDDSADATSLMKYADLAMYRAKELGRNNVQFFTAAMNIQAARRMLQQEELSNALDGDRFVLHFQPKFDLAREQVLGVEAFLRWQHPERGLVPAQQFIHLAEESGLIVRLGELALRQACIQIQALERAGFGDLRISVNLSARQVIDPGFMGMFRQVITETGVRPEQLEVELPSELLNEDPDILHPLLRALHDIGVCLILDNFGAGSCSLAAMQRLPLNAVKIDQVFIRDIPYNATATDVTSAVIALAHKLHLTVIAEGVETPQQLNFLRASGCAQAQGNLFSYPLDEDALIGFLVRQQERSGT; the protein is encoded by the coding sequence ATGGCAAAGGAAGTTTCTCTGGGGCGGATCGCCCGACAGCGCCCGTCGCGTATTGCCTGGGCGCTTCTTCTGATTTCCCTGGCGCTGACCGCGGGCGCCTGGCAGTTTTCCATACTGCTGGTGGAGGATCGCACCCAGGCGCGTTTCGAAACCCAGTCCCTGCAATTGAAGACGGCGATCGAGGAGCGTCTGCTGAACTACGAGCAGGTGCTGGCCGGCAGCGCCGGGCTGTTTGCGGTGGCGGACCTGGTGGGGCGCGAGGACTGGCGGCTCTACGTCAACAAGCTCGACATTAACCGCTACTACCCGGGCATCCAGGGGCTCGGCTTCACCGCCCGGGTTGAGGGCGACGAGGTGCGGGACTTCGTGCGCCGCATCCGTGACCAGGGGCTGCCCGATTACCTGATCAACCCCGCCGGCGTCCGCGCCGAGTACCATCCCATCGTCTTCCTTGAGCCCAGCACCCAGCGTAACAAGCGCGCCTATGGCTATGACGCTTTTGGCGATCCCACCCATCGTCAGGCCATGGAAGAGGCGCGGGACTCCGGCCTGGCGACGATGACGGGCAAGGTGGTGCTGGTGCAGGAAGAGGTGGACGACAAGCAGGCCGGCTTCCTGATGTACTTTCCGGTCTATGACGGGGATAAAGTGCCCCGTCTGCTGGAGGACCGGCGTGACCGGCTGCGCGGGTTCGTGTTCAGCGCCTTCCGTATGAACAACCTGATGGACGGGATCGTCGGCCTGATCGCCCCGTTCCTGGATGTGCGCATCTACGACAGCGACGTGGCGGTCAAGGAAGCGCTGATGTACGGCTCCAACCTGGGGTCGCTGGACAACGACTACACCTTCGCGATGAGCCAGAAGGTCGAGCACGGCGGACGTACCTGGTTGCTGCAGACCCATACCACGCCGGCCTTCGACTACCTGGCGTCGGATCCGCGGCCGCTGATCGTGCTGGTCGCCGGGATCATCATCAGCCTGCTGTTATTCGCCTTCTCGCTCGTCATGATCCGGTCGCGCCTGCTGGCGCAGATCAATGCCGGCCGCTACCGGGCGATCACCGAGGGGGCCAGCAACATCACCCTGATCCTCGACCAGCGCGGCCAGACCCAGTACGTCAGCCCCTCGTCGGAATACATTCTCGGCTACGACCCGCGCAACGTGCCGGACCTGTCGCTGGAGCGCCAGGTGCATCCCGATGACTGGCCGCAGATGCAGCAGGTGTTCGAGCAGGCCATGGAGGAACCCGGCAAGGCCCTGCCCGTGGTCCACGCGCGCATCCGCGATGCCTGCGGCGACTGGCGAGATATGGAGGGCTCCTACACCGCGATGATGGACGTGCCCGGCGTCAACGGCGTAGTGGTCAGTCTGCGGGACCTGACCGAGCTCAAGGCGGCCCAGACGGAGCTGCATCGGCTGGCGTTCTACGATCCGCTCACCGGGCTGGCCAACCGCCAGCTGTTCCGCGACCGGCTGGAACACGTCATCCGCCGTTGCAAGCGCAGCGGCCAGTCGGCGGCGCTGATGTTCCTCGATCTGGACGGTTTCAAGCGCATCAACGACACGCTGGGCCACGACGTGGGCGACCAGTTGCTGCAGAGCGTGGCCGGCTGGCTCATTGACTGTGTGCGGGAAGAGGATTCCGTGGCGCGGCTCGGGGGCGATGAGTTTGTGGTGCTTTTGTCCGAGGTGACCGGTTCCGATGCGGCGGCCGGCGTGGCCGAAAGCATTCTCCGGCGCCTGTGCCAGCGCATCCGGTTGGGCGAGCACGAGGTGCGGGTGACGGTCAGTATCGGTCTGGCAATGATCCCCGACGACAGCGCCGACGCCACCTCGCTGATGAAGTACGCCGACCTGGCGATGTACCGCGCCAAGGAACTGGGGCGCAACAACGTGCAGTTTTTTACCGCGGCCATGAACATCCAGGCGGCGCGGCGCATGCTGCAGCAGGAAGAGTTGAGCAATGCCCTGGACGGCGACCGCTTCGTGCTGCATTTCCAGCCCAAGTTCGACCTGGCCCGGGAGCAGGTGCTGGGGGTCGAGGCTTTCCTTCGCTGGCAGCACCCCGAGCGGGGGCTGGTGCCGGCCCAGCAGTTCATCCACCTGGCTGAGGAGTCGGGCCTGATCGTGCGCCTGGGAGAGCTGGCGCTGCGCCAGGCCTGCATCCAGATCCAGGCACTGGAGCGGGCCGGATTCGGCGACCTGCGGATCTCGGTCAACCTGTCGGCGCGGCAGGTCATCGATCCCGGCTTTATGGGCATGTTTCGCCAGGTCATCACCGAGACCGGCGTGCGGCCGGAGCAACTGGAGGTGGAGTTGCCTTCCGAGTTGCTCAACGAGGATCCGGACATCCTGCACCCGCTGTTGCGGGCGCTTCATGATATCGGTGTGTGCCTGATCCTGGACAATTTCGGCGCCGGTAGCTGCTCGCTGGCGGCGATGCAGCGACTGCCGCTGAACGCGGTGAAGATCGACCAGGTCTTCATCCGCGACATTCCCTATAACGCCACCGCCACCGACGTGACCTCGGCGGTGATTGCCCTGGCGCACAAGCTGCACCTGACGGTGA